Proteins from a genomic interval of Acetobacterium woodii DSM 1030:
- a CDS encoding retron Ec67 family RNA-directed DNA polymerase/endonuclease produces MNKFNEIKTRNDLADFLDIPRSRLTYILYGKKIENFYTSFEILKKNGGTRQIDAPNKELKIVQKKIANALWNHYKGLAKKTSSKTNFSHAFEKEKSIITNAKIHRNKRFVLNIDLEDFFHSFHFGRVRGFFEKNNNFTLPKEVATVMAQLVCYEKHLPQGAPSSPIITNLICNILDFRMLKLSRKYKFDYTRYADDLTFSSNNKYFLEKHQEIYDEISNEIERAGFRINERKTRLQYRDSKQQVTGLVVNKKINVDRVYYKKTRAMAFSLYSCGSFEIEGDQGSINQLEGRFAFINQLDRYNNKLSSEKNDFRTLNSREKQYQQFLYYKYFFANKKPLIVTEGKTDVRYLKAAMKSLCDEYPNLITKSSDTEFEFKVSFLRRTKRLNYFLNITQDGADTISSIYKFSQANNEKGYINYLEYFKKISNTNPKNPVILIFDNELNGDQSKGKNNKNKPLQKFINLINLDNESHEKFKNSLSYNILGNFHLLTNQLVNNKDQCEIEDLIESKVWNNRIGGKTFSIDKEFDLDKHFGKEIFSQYIEQNYETIDFENFKPILDNISQIIDEYNVKS; encoded by the coding sequence ATGAATAAATTCAATGAAATAAAAACTAGGAATGACTTAGCTGATTTTTTAGATATACCAAGAAGTAGATTAACATATATCTTGTATGGAAAAAAAATTGAAAATTTCTATACTTCTTTTGAAATATTAAAAAAAAATGGTGGTACTAGACAAATAGATGCGCCAAATAAAGAATTAAAGATTGTCCAAAAAAAAATTGCAAATGCTTTATGGAATCATTACAAAGGATTGGCAAAGAAAACATCTTCAAAAACTAACTTTTCACATGCATTCGAAAAAGAGAAAAGCATTATCACAAATGCAAAAATTCATAGAAACAAACGTTTTGTCTTAAATATAGATTTAGAAGATTTTTTTCATAGCTTTCATTTTGGGCGAGTTAGAGGATTTTTTGAAAAAAACAATAATTTTACACTGCCAAAAGAAGTTGCAACAGTTATGGCACAACTTGTTTGTTATGAAAAACACCTTCCTCAAGGAGCGCCTAGTTCCCCAATTATTACAAATTTAATATGTAATATTCTCGATTTTAGAATGCTTAAATTATCAAGGAAATATAAATTTGACTACACAAGATATGCAGATGATTTGACTTTTTCATCAAATAATAAATATTTCTTGGAAAAACATCAAGAAATATATGATGAAATATCTAATGAAATCGAACGCGCAGGTTTCAGAATTAATGAACGAAAAACTCGCTTGCAATATCGTGATTCAAAACAACAAGTAACGGGATTAGTGGTTAACAAAAAAATAAATGTTGATAGAGTATATTATAAAAAAACAAGAGCAATGGCATTTAGTCTATATTCATGTGGAAGTTTTGAAATTGAAGGCGACCAAGGCTCTATCAATCAACTTGAGGGGAGATTTGCTTTTATAAATCAGCTAGACCGATATAATAATAAATTATCTTCTGAAAAAAATGATTTCAGAACATTGAATTCTAGAGAAAAGCAGTACCAACAATTTTTATACTACAAGTATTTTTTTGCAAATAAAAAACCACTCATTGTAACTGAAGGTAAAACCGATGTACGATATTTAAAAGCTGCTATGAAAAGTCTTTGCGACGAATATCCTAATTTGATTACGAAAAGTAGTGATACTGAATTTGAATTTAAAGTTTCATTCCTAAGAAGAACAAAGAGATTAAATTATTTTCTAAATATAACTCAAGATGGTGCAGATACAATTTCAAGCATCTATAAATTTTCGCAAGCAAATAATGAAAAAGGCTATATAAACTATCTAGAATATTTTAAAAAAATTAGTAACACAAACCCCAAAAATCCTGTTATTCTAATTTTTGATAACGAGCTAAATGGAGATCAAAGCAAGGGAAAAAACAATAAGAATAAACCTCTGCAAAAGTTTATAAACTTAATAAATTTGGATAACGAATCTCATGAAAAGTTTAAAAATAGTCTTAGTTATAATATTCTTGGAAATTTTCACCTCTTGACAAACCAGTTAGTTAACAATAAAGACCAGTGTGAAATTGAAGATCTAATTGAGTCCAAAGTATGGAATAATAGAATAGGTGGAAAAACATTTTCAATTGATAAAGAATTCGATTTAGACAAACATTTTGGAAAAGAAATTTTCTCGCAATATATTGAGCAAAACTATGAAACTATTGATTTTGAGAATTTTAAACCTATTCTGGATAATATCTCTCAGATAATTGATGAATATAATGTGAAAAGTTAA
- a CDS encoding DUF2971 domain-containing protein, whose amino-acid sequence MLIYRYRSNSELAMKELIYNELFFASAEECNDPYDGKDFLVFGKEIDKWKRLFETAWKDDENIIKNDLAEKMSQKMLEYTPLSFEQAILFCYSKEISSILNCDLNLASFLESKIKNLIEKYSPKKKYFASFSKNNASILMWSHYASMHHGFCLIYKSINGGLDQDPGWKRSSVRRKTKNGIAPTMKYSFPQKFIFEEIVYQEKTEQIDAFSCFTSYIYGNEIEDEKERLNFVYQKEKQYLEKHDSWKYEEEVRLLLPTPPASMYGEHFSYTQNERLLHYSPTQLVGIILGSRMERNQKDRICEICQERLDKIALSCKNSIVFDFVLFQAKLENDYRGISIEPKTIFSLGGTFYESDVRFIDSYKLWKDGWALVFRDKGCSKKKID is encoded by the coding sequence ATGTTAATTTATAGGTATAGATCAAATAGTGAACTTGCAATGAAAGAACTTATCTATAATGAATTATTTTTTGCAAGTGCAGAGGAATGCAATGATCCCTATGATGGTAAAGACTTTTTAGTGTTTGGGAAAGAAATAGATAAATGGAAACGATTATTTGAGACAGCTTGGAAAGATGACGAAAACATTATAAAGAATGATTTAGCTGAAAAAATGTCTCAAAAAATGTTGGAATATACACCATTATCATTTGAACAAGCTATATTATTTTGTTATTCAAAAGAAATTTCAAGCATACTCAACTGTGATTTAAATCTAGCTTCTTTCCTTGAGTCAAAAATAAAAAACCTAATTGAAAAGTATTCCCCGAAAAAAAAATATTTTGCTTCCTTTTCGAAGAATAATGCAAGCATCCTCATGTGGTCACATTATGCATCAATGCACCATGGGTTTTGTCTTATATATAAGTCAATTAATGGGGGACTTGATCAAGATCCAGGATGGAAAAGAAGTTCAGTGCGTAGAAAAACAAAAAATGGAATAGCACCAACAATGAAATATTCATTTCCTCAAAAATTTATTTTTGAAGAAATTGTTTATCAAGAGAAAACTGAACAGATAGATGCATTCTCATGTTTTACATCGTATATCTATGGAAATGAAATAGAAGATGAAAAAGAACGGCTGAACTTTGTTTATCAAAAAGAAAAACAATATTTAGAAAAGCATGATAGTTGGAAGTATGAAGAAGAAGTAAGGCTGTTGCTTCCGACGCCCCCCGCCTCAATGTATGGGGAACACTTTTCATATACACAAAATGAAAGATTGCTACACTATTCCCCAACACAGCTAGTCGGAATAATTTTAGGATCTAGAATGGAAAGAAACCAAAAAGACAGGATTTGTGAAATCTGTCAAGAACGATTAGATAAGATTGCATTGTCGTGTAAAAACAGTATTGTATTTGACTTTGTGTTATTTCAAGCTAAATTAGAGAATGATTATAGAGGAATATCTATAGAGCCAAAAACTATATTTTCTTTGGGCGGAACATTTTACGAAAGTGATGTTAGATTTATAGATAGCTATAAATTGTGGAAAGACGGTTGGGCTTTAGTATTTAGAGACAAGGGTTGCTCAAAAAAGAAAATTGATTAG